The Methanoculleus sp. SDB genome contains the following window.
GTTCGACGGCAGGGATGACCGATGAAAACGAAAGTCCGGTTTCCGGGGACTGGAAGTATCTCATGCAACGTCACTTTGGCATCCGCGGATATAAGTGTTCAGATCGCCGGCCGTACCGTGAACCGATATACAGGCTTTTTTAGGCGAACAGACAACTCTCTGTACAGAGGCTCTTTTCATGATACGAATCATCAGAAAACCCACCGATACACCCGGCGACGACTCGACCGGTGCGGTGATGGAAGAGCTCAGGCGGCGCGGGGCCGCCTGCTCGGTCCTCGATCTGGACAGCACCGAACCGCTTCACTCCGGTATCTCCGGGGATGTGATCTGGGTGTGCGGCATGAAGCAGGAGAGTTCGTATTTTGAGATACTCAATGTGCTGTCGCTTGACAACCTCGTCGTCAATACGCCCGATGCGATTGCAACCTGTGCAAGCAAGGCGCGTACGACAGCGCTTCTGATGAAGAACGGCGTGCCGACACCGGAGACAATTTTCACGACACAGGCCGCGAAAGCCGCTGCATTTCTGTCCCGCACCGGGAGGGCTGTCTACAAGCCGATGTACGGCTACGATGGGAACGGCATTTTTCCCTTCACCCGGGTAGAGGAACTCGGGGAGCCGCCCTGGTACCTGCAGGAGTACATCGAAAACGATCGTGACTTCAGGGTCTTTGTTATCGACGGGACGGCCCGCGGTGCGATTGTGCGGCAGTCGGACTCGTTCGCCCACAATATCCATCAGGGGGGACACGGCAGGCCGGTGGAGATCGATCCGGCGATGGCTGCCATCGCCGCCGATGCGGCGGGTGCCGTCGGGATCGACTACTGCGGTGTGGATCTGCTTCTCCGGGGCGGGGACTATACCGTCCTCGAGGTAAACGGCACGCCGAACTGGCACTGCATGGGTGTCCCGATCCCTTCGTATCTCGCGGAATTTCTGATGGAACGGGAATCGGAGTATGCAAAACGCTGAACAGGGAACTAACCGGTAAAAAAAAGATTAATGAATGTATTCGATTTCTTTTTGCGTTTTCTGGGCGAGTTCTTTCATCCGTGCCGCGATCCTCGCGGATGCCGAATACTCGACTTCTTTCATTGCCTCGGCAATTTCCTGACCAAGCACAAAAATGGCATGTTTGTGTTCCATTTTACTTTTATGGAGCTGGTTCGGCTCCACTTTCAGGGAATAATAGTCAGAAAAAGACGATTTCGGGTTTTTATTTTCAAAAAAGTCCTTGATTTCCGCCATTACCTGGTGAAGGGTGATCAGTTCTTCCTTGTGCATGGTATCTTCGTCCTCCTTTCTTAAACTGAGAAAAATGTGTATAAATACATATGCTTGGCACAGATTTAAATTATCCTCAGAAGCCGTGTGGATACCGGTTTTTTTATAATTCCTGTGAAATCGCGTGCTGCGACATACTCCATTCCCTTTCCCGCGATCAAATCGAGCATCCGCTGGTCCACCACCGAATCGATGACAATCCCGGACACATCGCCTTCAATTCCCGGGATCTCCTGTTCGACGTCTTCTGCGGCCGACTCGCGGATTACGGTGTACTCGGGGGAGAGAAACCGGGCAATATGGTGCCCTTCCACCTCGATGAAGTGGTCTCTGAGCGTATGGACTTCCGCCCGGGATTCTTCACCCGTTCGTGCCGTTTCCTTCTCTTCTCCCCGACTCTCCAGCCTGACATCCTCTCCCACCGGTACGACCGGCGGAATCGCGGGGCGCCGGGCGGTTTTTTCCGGTTCCCCTTCCCTTTTCACGTCGGCGATGAATTCGACCGGCACTTTATTCCGGAGCGCCTTGATGATCTCCTTCCGCGACATCGCCTCGACACTCCTCCCACGCCGGGCAAATGCCACAAAATCGATATCCGTCACCTGCAGAAGTTCGGAGAGTATCAGGTCGCCTCCGCGGTCACCGTCGAGAAAGGCGGTGGCCGTCTTGCTTTCGCAGAGCGAGATGATGGTATCGGGTACATTGGTCCCTTCCACCGCCACGGCATTCTTGATGCCGTACCGAAGCAGATTGATGACATCCGCACGCCCTTCAACCACGATGATGGCGTCCGAGTCCATGACGTTCGGCCCGGCCGGAAGTTTTTCCTCCCCGATACTGGCGACTTTCTCGATCCGCGTGTATTCGCGGACGATGTCAAGCAGTTCGTTCGAGTTTATCGTTCCCTCATCGAACTGTTCGAGCAGGAGTTCCTTCGCCCGTTCCAGTATCTTTCTCCGTTTCGTGATGCGGATATCTTCGATCCGTTCAACCGATACCCGTGCGTTGCAGGGGCCGACGCGGTCGATGGTCTCAAGCGATGCGGAGAGGAGTGCCGTTTCGGCCTTGTCGAGCGAGGAAGAGATTAAAATCTCTCCTTTTGTCTCCCCCTTCCTGCTGGTTGTCTGGACGTCTATCCGTCCCACCCTGCCTGTCCGCTGGAGATCCCGCAGATCCAGGTCTTCGCCGAGTAATCCTTCAGTCTGGCCAAAGATGGCGCCAACTACATCAGATTTCTCGACCACCCCCTCTGCTTCAAGGTACATATGAATAAGATATTTGGTAGTTTCCGGTGAATACATGTAATATCACCTCCAGGTTTACACATGCCAGTATTCATGAGCCTGAGAATATGAATAAACCTGTACATAAGGCACGTGTCTATTATTTGTGCAATTATATAAACAAATGCACGGCACATGCTCCGGAAGGAAAAACAGGCTATTTTCGGCGTTTCATCCGCCTGCCCGGTCACCCGGCACGGGTGGGCCGTTCCTTGCTCAGCCAGGCGGCGACAGTCGTGCAAGCAGGTCGGCACGGCTGATGCCGGTGATCAGGATCCTCTTCACCGGAGAGGTGGCGCCGCTGACAATCGAGATGTCGCGTTTTGGAATGCCGGTGGCCGCGGATACGCACCTGATGACCGCCGTGTTCGCCTTTCCCCCGATCGGAGGGGCCCTGACATGACACTGGATCGATCGTCGCCACTCGTTGTATCCTGCGGGAAACTGCTCTTTTTTTGCACCGGCGGATACTTCGACGGTGAGGATGACGCCTCTTTCGGCTTCGGAGAGTGCATCGGCAAGAGAGTTGTCGGTCATGTCCGCGAATCCCAAAATGAATGTCGCCCGGCATTAACAAACAGGGATCACAAGTGGCATGGTGCCGTCCTTCACCCGTTTTTACCCTGCCGGGCGTGCCTGTCGCGCACCCGGGTTGTCCCATGGTTCATCTCCAGACACCTGTCAATCGATCGCCCGGGGACCTATGTGGTGCGCTGTATCGGCATATCATATCTGGGATTGATCCCCCATATAACCACGCCCCGGTACCCAGGTACCGGGAGAACCCGTAAATTCGCCGTCATGGTAGGCGATCCCGCCGTTCATAATCACCTGCGCGGGAAAGACCGCCTCCATTCCCTCGTACGGCGTCCACCCCGCCCTGCTGTGAAGCGCGTCGGGATCGACGCGATCCTTTTTTCGGGGGAACAGTGCGAAATCCGCCCGCACTCCCGGAACAAATCCGGCGCATGGAATGCCCAGCAGCCTGCAGGGCGTATACGACGTCTTGTCTATCAGAGATGCAAGCGAAATCCGGCCCTCCAGCACGGCGGCAAGCAGCAGGGGGATCATGGTTTCGACACCGGGAATGCCGGAGGGCGCATCGGCAAAGGCCACGGATTTCTCGGGGAGGGTGTGCGGCGCATGATCGGAGGCGACGACGTCGATCCGGTCCCATCGCGACCATACCTTGCTCCGTGCCTTCTCCCGCCTGAGCGGCGGATTGACTTTTGCGCGCCCGTCGTCATCATCGAACATCTCGTAGGAGAGGAAGAGGTGATGGGGAGTCACTTCGACGGAACCCGCGGCCACGTCGATCGAGTGGATGCAGGAGAGATGGCAGTAGTGAAGCGCCATGCCGTCCGGTGCCAGTGCCCCGATGCGGGCGACCGTCTGCGCTTCACCTGTTCCGGGGCGGAGCGCATTGTGGGCGGACAGCGAGTCGTCCATGCCGATGAGCACGTCCTCCGCATGGATGGTCGCCAGTCCGCCGAGGCGTCGGATCCTTCCGAGCAGGGAAGCGAGCTCGGTGTGGCCGATGGCTTCCCCGTAGCTGGATGGTGCGGCGAATGTTTCGCCGAAGGCCGTCACACCGGCTCGCCACATCCCTTCGATATCTGCATCGCGCGAGACGCTTCCGTTGATCCCGAAGTTGCAGAGCGATTCCTGTTTTGCTTCCCTGATCCTGGCTTTTAGCGTCGGAATGTCGGCCACCGGCGGTAACTGGTTCGGCTGGTCGATGACGACCGTCACGCCCCCTGCCAGTGCACTCCTGGTGCCGGTTGCCCATGTCTCCTTCTGCGCCTGCACGCCGCCACGCATGTGCACATGCATGTCAACGCCTCCCGGGAGGCAGAGAAATCCGGTCGCATCGATGATGGTTTCCGCCCGGAGGCCCGCACCTACGTGGCCGACAATCCCGTCCCGGATGGCGATATCGGCGATGCGCCCTCCGGGAATCGCTACATTTTTCATCAACAGATCGGCTACGGATTTCATGACTCTCACACCGGTTCCGGCACGACGTCCGGTCTCTCCCGTATGTTCATATCAGATCCGGATTTCATCTTTTTTTGCATACCAGACCTCGACAAGATGATCGGGATGGTATCGCAGTTTCGCCTCACGCAGCCCCGGCACGCCAAGGTCCGATTCCCTGTTGATGTAGCGGTAGCGATCAAACAGGAGATGTGCCGTCTCCTGATTGATTCCCTTGTAGACACCCTCGCAGTCGGGAAGACCCTTTTCGAAATGAACGACGGCTGTTTCAGGGTTCAGTTCGTCGAACATCGCCATGCCGGCGATTTTCCCCCCGACACGGAAGACGGCCGCCGAGAGTTCCAGGTCGAAGAAATGGTCCATTGCATAGAGCACCGCGGCTTTTTCATGCGCAAGTACCGGTGTTTCGTCGCAATGTTTCCATTCGCACCATTTCAGAAGGAATTCATAGAGATCGCCGATGTTTCCCCGGGTGACGGATTCGATCCGGTAGTCGCAGTTCTTCCTGAATTTATTGAGCTGGCGGCGTATCGAGAGATATTTCTTTCCCGGGAGCCGGGCAAGATCGGCCGTTGCATAGACATAGTCGTAATAATCCCTGTCCGGGTACAGCGTCATCGCCGGATACTGGCTCGCCACCCATTCTTTTGCCGCGGAACCGAAGATATAGAAGGGATTCTCCCCTCCTTCCGCTGCGGCGAGGCGGAGGACCTCCCTGAGCAACCCGGGATCCCGCGGCCCGATGGGAGTCCGGAATGATGTCTGGCCATCCACGGTGCTGGAAATAATGATGGAATTTTTTACCTGCGCGAACCGGTAATCGGCATAGTGATTCCAGCAGACCATGTTGGTGAATGCATTGTCACTATGCTCCTGGAGATATTTCCGGTAATGGCGGATGAATGTGCCGCGGTCGGAGAGGGTTACGGGTGTAAAGTCGCTTACTGTGAGCATGCATCGTCATCTCCGCCAAATTTCATTGGCGTGTATCCTTCCATCACCAAAAATCCGCGGGAACGGTAAAAGCTTTCGGTTTCAGGCTCTGCAATCAGAGCAATCCACGAGATGCCCGCGTCCGTGCAGGTACTGACGAGCAGGGAGAGAATTCTCTCTCCGATTCCCTGTCCGCGGCAGGCGGCACGGACGACGAGATCCTGAACATACGCATCCGAAATGCCGTCCGAGATCACCCGGCCCATGCCGACAGCCCGTCCGGTTTCGCGATCAACCGCGACGACAAATGAGAAACTACCCGCGATGAGGGCCTGCAGGGCGCCGGGATCCCACTCCTCGCACCACCATCCCCCTTCCCGGTAGAGGTCGGCGATGTCCCCGACATCCCAT
Protein-coding sequences here:
- a CDS encoding dihydroorotase, producing the protein MKSVADLLMKNVAIPGGRIADIAIRDGIVGHVGAGLRAETIIDATGFLCLPGGVDMHVHMRGGVQAQKETWATGTRSALAGGVTVVIDQPNQLPPVADIPTLKARIREAKQESLCNFGINGSVSRDADIEGMWRAGVTAFGETFAAPSSYGEAIGHTELASLLGRIRRLGGLATIHAEDVLIGMDDSLSAHNALRPGTGEAQTVARIGALAPDGMALHYCHLSCIHSIDVAAGSVEVTPHHLFLSYEMFDDDDGRAKVNPPLRREKARSKVWSRWDRIDVVASDHAPHTLPEKSVAFADAPSGIPGVETMIPLLLAAVLEGRISLASLIDKTSYTPCRLLGIPCAGFVPGVRADFALFPRKKDRVDPDALHSRAGWTPYEGMEAVFPAQVIMNGGIAYHDGEFTGSPGTWVPGRGYMGDQSQI
- a CDS encoding peptidase S6 — its product is MIRIIRKPTDTPGDDSTGAVMEELRRRGAACSVLDLDSTEPLHSGISGDVIWVCGMKQESSYFEILNVLSLDNLVVNTPDAIATCASKARTTALLMKNGVPTPETIFTTQAAKAAAFLSRTGRAVYKPMYGYDGNGIFPFTRVEELGEPPWYLQEYIENDRDFRVFVIDGTARGAIVRQSDSFAHNIHQGGHGRPVEIDPAMAAIAADAAGAVGIDYCGVDLLLRGGDYTVLEVNGTPNWHCMGVPIPSYLAEFLMERESEYAKR
- a CDS encoding DNA primase; the encoded protein is MYSPETTKYLIHMYLEAEGVVEKSDVVGAIFGQTEGLLGEDLDLRDLQRTGRVGRIDVQTTSRKGETKGEILISSSLDKAETALLSASLETIDRVGPCNARVSVERIEDIRITKRRKILERAKELLLEQFDEGTINSNELLDIVREYTRIEKVASIGEEKLPAGPNVMDSDAIIVVEGRADVINLLRYGIKNAVAVEGTNVPDTIISLCESKTATAFLDGDRGGDLILSELLQVTDIDFVAFARRGRSVEAMSRKEIIKALRNKVPVEFIADVKREGEPEKTARRPAIPPVVPVGEDVRLESRGEEKETARTGEESRAEVHTLRDHFIEVEGHHIARFLSPEYTVIRESAAEDVEQEIPGIEGDVSGIVIDSVVDQRMLDLIAGKGMEYVAARDFTGIIKKPVSTRLLRII
- a CDS encoding GCN5 family acetyltransferase, whose translation is MAGAGRFDIRQVASWDVGDIADLYREGGWWCEEWDPGALQALIAGSFSFVVAVDRETGRAVGMGRVISDGISDAYVQDLVVRAACRGQGIGERILSLLVSTCTDAGISWIALIAEPETESFYRSRGFLVMEGYTPMKFGGDDDACSQ
- a CDS encoding metal-binding protein, whose translation is MHKEELITLHQVMAEIKDFFENKNPKSSFSDYYSLKVEPNQLHKSKMEHKHAIFVLGQEIAEAMKEVEYSASARIAARMKELAQKTQKEIEYIH